The sequence caaaatcaCTTATAGTTGTgctaatttttattaatttaatcAGTGATCAATCATACTTGATATTTTTGCTTCCAAATCCAGCCTTACGATGGACACTGTTTTCCGTCAATTTCCATTACCTGGGATTGCACCGTTGGTCTGCTGTACAACTGCTTCTTCACCAAATTGTAGGCATAATCTTGCGTTCGTACCTCGCGATAATCGAATGCCTCCTTGAAATTGTCCGCAACCGAAGATTCGACCAGACATTTGTAGTAGTGCCATGATATTTCCTTCACGTCGTTCGGTTCGTCGGATTGGCAAGCATCTAAAATCTTTCCAAGTGCTTCGGTGTCTTTGCCCACAAGCTTGAAATCTCGCTCTATTTCGTTGCGCtagaaaattattggaaatcATAATTGTGACTACGATCTGAAAGACTTTGATCGTCATCCTACATTCAGCTTGTTGTCTTTCGTGATATAACGAACACCTTTCATTATGCAATCAGTATGCTCTttgaacaaagcatcatccaAAACTACATACTGTCTGATGTTACAAAGCTGCTGCCGCTGATCAGAGCCAACAGGATAGTAACGGTTCTCACAATATTCGAAATAGGATTGGTCCTTCTGACGAATTCGCCCTTCCTATGGAGAGTCAAGTGTTGAAAATTACACTACAAACATTATACCATAAGCGAAACTCACCAACTCTTCGTAGATTGATTTAGTCAGATCTTTGTTCCCATGAAATAGGTTTCTGCTGGTATCCTTATGTGCTTTGTGCACAGGATCATATGCGTTGAAAACAGCAGTACAATCGTTCTTCGTGGAAGGAAGTTGTTCAACAGCATTCGCGTATTCATCAACTTTGTTCTTCTCTGCCAATGTTTGATAGGCGTTGTATTGCTCCAGAATTACATTCGACTGAgacacaaaaataaattagatcaCAGTTCTAATTATTAGATATTGGTACACTACGAACATCAAACTTTTCCGCAGTAGGATCGTACATGCCAGTACTTTCAAGGATGCATTTGCCAAAACAGTGGGTTGCGATATTATCTGCCGGTTCACCTGTCCACTCTTTCCATTTAACCAACATTGATAGCCGTGTGGGTCCGTCTATGAGGTTGTCTTCCATGCAGCGCGTGAAAATGAACAACATCTCTTCCGGGTCGAAAGGGCCCATCGAGCCGAGctgaaattgtttgaaaatatgTTGCCTAATTTGGACACGTAATTCTAGCAGCATACACCTCACCACAGCAGATATTGTGATGAATGCGAGTACAAGTTGTAACTTCATGATCACTGGTTATGTTTAATTGAGAATGAATGCAAGCCTTTTTATACACAGAAATAACAGATTTAATACAAAGATCAATTTCATTCCGATAATAATTAATGCACATCATATAACTCGAACAGTCAACAGCAGCTGTTCAATTTAAAACCTGGATACAAGCTATTTTAAACAGCTGATGCTCATTAATAACTGACAATTGACATACATTGACTCACATACTTATGGGgtcctctttagccgtgcggtaagatgcgtggctacaaagcaagaccatgctgagggtggctgggttcgattcccggtgccagtctagataattttcggcttggaaattgtctcgacttccctgggcataaaagtatcatcgtgctagcctcatgacatacgaatgcagaaatggtaacttggcttagaaacctcgcggttaataactgtggaagtactgcgaggcggcaatgtcccagtgggggatgtaatgccaacgaagaagaagaagactcacATAACAGTCTGGCTGCTATTATGTATGTTATCAGTTTGAACTCTACGACATTTCCATGTTACTTTAGGTTAAATGAAAATTGCTGAAACAAGCTTTAATATTTTAAGACAGATTTAATATTGAATAGCTGTTTGGTAgacattcaaaaatatttatttcttcttACAAGTAttcaaaattccttaaaattttatGACATTATTTTCAGTAATAGAGCCTTGTTCGTGTATCGTCTTGGCTGGAAAATCTAATAAACGCTGCTTGGTTATATGATCATTAAAATAATACTCCCTTTTCATTACTTCGTACAGGTGTCCATGCGCTTATGTTTTGATATTGAATATGCAACAGATTCTTTCAGAAATGTTGATTCTCTTATTAAAATCTTTTGCATATTCAGCACCAATTTAAAAACAGGTGTAAACATTTGGTTCGTCTGATTCTGCATAAAATGTAGGATCATGACTCAT comes from Armigeres subalbatus isolate Guangzhou_Male chromosome 2, GZ_Asu_2, whole genome shotgun sequence and encodes:
- the LOC134217641 gene encoding 37 kDa salivary gland allergen Aed a 2-like, with translation MKLQLVLAFITISAVLGSMGPFDPEEMLFIFTRCMEDNLIDGPTRLSMLVKWKEWTGEPADNIATHCFGKCILESTGMYDPTAEKFDSNVILEQYNAYQTLAEKNKVDEYANAVEQLPSTKNDCTAVFNAYDPVHKAHKDTSRNLFHGNKDLTKSIYEELEGRIRQKDQSYFEYCENRYYPVGSDQRQQLCNIRQYVVLDDALFKEHTDCIMKGVRYITKDNKLNRNEIERDFKLVGKDTEALGKILDACQSDEPNDVKEISWHYYKCLVESSVADNFKEAFDYREVRTQDYAYNLVKKQLYSRPTVQSQVMEIDGKQCPS